A genomic window from Megalobrama amblycephala isolate DHTTF-2021 linkage group LG2, ASM1881202v1, whole genome shotgun sequence includes:
- the kcnip3b gene encoding Kv channel interacting protein 3b, calsenilin isoform X6 has product MVIQGMELFAVAVVLLMFIMVLKQFGIMEPLLDDSVDSDLELSMVRHQPEGLEQLQAQTKFTRKELQSLYRGFKNECPSGLVDEETFKLIYSQFFPQGDATTYAHFLFNAFDMDRSGSIRFEDFVIGLSVLLRGSVTEKLRWAFNLYDINKDGYITKEEMLAIMKSIYDMMGRHTSPCVKDDAAFEHVEKFFQKMDRNRDGVVTIDEFIEACQKDENIMSSMQLFENVI; this is encoded by the exons ATGGTTATTCAGGGCATGGAGCTGTTTGCAGTTGCTGTAGTGCTTCTTATGTTTATAATGGTACTCAAACAGTTCGGTATCATGGAGCCACTGCTGGACG ACAGCGTTGACAGTGATCTGGAGTTGTCCATGGTGCGACATCAGCCAGAGGGTCTGGAGCAGCTCCAGGCTCAGACCAAGTTCACTAGGAAGGAGCTGCAGTCGCTCTACAGAGGCTTCAAAAAT GAGTGTCCCAGCGGATTGGTGGATGAGGAGACATTTAAATTGATCTATTCCCAGTTCTTCCCTCAAGGAG ATGCTACGACATACGCACATTTTCTCTTCAATGCTTTTGACATGGACCGAAGTGGCTCTATACGTTTTGAG GACTTTGTAATCGGCCTGTCTGTTCTGCTTCGAGGTTCTGTGACAGAGAAACTGAGGTGGGCCTTTAACCTCTATGACATTAATAAAGACGGCTATATCACCAAAGAG GAAATGCTGGCTATCATGAAGTCCATCTATGATATGATGGGCAGGCACACCTCTCCTTGTGTCAAAGATGATGCTGCATTTGAACACGTGGAGAAATTCTTCCAG AAAATGGACCGCAACCGAGACGGAGTTGTAACCATTGATGAGTTCATAGAGGCCTGTCAGAAG GACGAGAACATTATGAGCTCCATGCAGCTGTTTGAGAATGTCATCTAG